Proteins encoded together in one bacterium window:
- a CDS encoding cold-shock protein, whose product MAFGTVKWFNDAKGFGFITEEGGEDIFVHFSEIKGEGFRTLAEGQRVEFEVTSGPKGKKAANVRKA is encoded by the coding sequence ATGGCATTCGGCACGGTAAAATGGTTCAACGACGCGAAGGGTTTCGGGTTCATCACGGAAGAGGGCGGCGAGGACATCTTCGTCCACTTCAGCGAGATCAAGGGAGAGGGATTCCGGACCCTCGCCGAGGGGCAGCGGGTGGAGTTCGAGGTCACCTCGGGCCCGAAGGGGAAAAAGGCGGCGAACGTCCGCAAGGCCTGA
- the ald gene encoding alanine dehydrogenase, translating to MRIGIPRETKPGENRVAVTPWGVRALRASGAGIVVETGAGAASGFEDREYLDAGGTIVPTAPEAWSADLVVKVKEPLSAEFPFLSNSSTLFTFLHLAAFPKLTEELLSRRVTAIAYETVVSGGSLPILRPMSEVAGILSIQVGARGLEKGCGGRGVLLAGTAGGPPGDVIVLGAGVAGGNAARIAAGIGANVTIFDVKPEKLAGALRECGGKVRTIRSTPGAIADAVKETDLLVSTVHVSGERAPCMVTREMIRSMRPGAVAVDIAIDQGGSFETSRPTTHAEPYFVEEGVVHYCVTNMPAAVPRTSTQGLTAATLPYLLSISTRGVIGALRSDAGLLAGLNTHDGNVTCGGVAKAFGKTFLPPREAIG from the coding sequence ATGCGGATCGGGATCCCGCGAGAGACAAAGCCCGGAGAGAACCGGGTCGCCGTAACGCCGTGGGGAGTGCGGGCTCTCCGCGCCTCCGGCGCCGGAATCGTCGTGGAGACCGGTGCGGGGGCGGCCAGCGGTTTCGAGGACCGGGAATACCTCGACGCGGGGGGTACGATCGTTCCCACCGCGCCGGAGGCATGGTCCGCCGACCTCGTGGTAAAGGTCAAGGAACCGTTATCCGCGGAATTCCCGTTTCTCTCGAACTCCTCCACACTGTTCACCTTCCTGCACCTCGCGGCATTTCCGAAACTCACGGAAGAACTCCTCTCCCGCAGGGTGACGGCGATCGCGTACGAGACGGTGGTATCCGGCGGTTCCTTGCCGATTCTCCGTCCGATGAGCGAAGTGGCGGGGATCCTTTCCATCCAGGTCGGGGCGCGTGGACTCGAAAAAGGCTGCGGAGGGCGCGGTGTCCTGCTCGCAGGGACGGCCGGCGGCCCGCCGGGAGACGTGATCGTTCTCGGGGCCGGGGTCGCCGGCGGCAACGCCGCGCGGATCGCCGCGGGGATCGGAGCGAACGTGACGATCTTCGACGTGAAGCCGGAAAAACTCGCCGGGGCACTGCGGGAATGCGGGGGAAAGGTGCGCACGATCCGCTCTACCCCCGGGGCGATCGCCGATGCGGTAAAGGAGACGGATCTTCTCGTTTCGACCGTGCATGTGTCGGGAGAGCGGGCGCCGTGCATGGTCACGCGGGAGATGATCCGCTCGATGCGCCCCGGAGCGGTGGCGGTGGACATCGCCATCGACCAGGGAGGATCGTTCGAAACGTCCCGCCCGACGACCCACGCAGAACCGTATTTCGTCGAGGAAGGTGTTGTCCATTACTGCGTGACGAACATGCCCGCCGCGGTGCCGCGCACCTCCACGCAGGGGTTGACCGCTGCGACGCTGCCGTATCTCCTCTCGATTTCAACAAGAGGCGTCATCGGCGCACTGCGATCGGACGCCGGCCTTCTCGCGGGGCTCAATACGCACGACGGGAACGTAACGTGCGGAGGGGTGGCGAAAGCCTTCGGGAAGACGTTCCTCCCGCCACGGGAAGCGATCGGGTAA